The following proteins are encoded in a genomic region of Planctomycetota bacterium:
- a CDS encoding sigma-70 family RNA polymerase sigma factor, with protein MALRDKDSDAEEQRLVAYAPRIYGLLVRMVGNRDTAEDLTQETLLRAFRAFETYRPEGKFRAWLFRIATNAARDWLRRRPLEPALGLDADWPERASASPRRQSRPEDRLLGGERASKVEAALRRLPAPDREVLLLRYYGGLAFNDIAKVTGEPLGTVLARAHRALKKMAELVPEE; from the coding sequence ACTCGGACGCAGAGGAGCAGCGGCTGGTGGCGTACGCGCCGCGGATTTACGGCCTGCTGGTGCGCATGGTCGGCAACCGCGACACCGCCGAGGACCTGACGCAGGAGACCCTCCTGCGGGCCTTTCGGGCCTTCGAGACGTATCGCCCGGAGGGGAAGTTCCGGGCGTGGCTCTTTCGCATTGCGACGAACGCCGCACGCGACTGGCTCCGGCGCCGGCCTCTTGAACCGGCCCTCGGCCTCGACGCGGATTGGCCCGAACGAGCGTCCGCGTCGCCTCGACGCCAGAGCCGGCCGGAGGACCGACTCCTCGGCGGCGAACGCGCCTCGAAGGTCGAGGCCGCCCTTCGGCGGCTCCCGGCCCCCGACCGCGAAGTCCTCCTGCTGAGGTACTACGGCGGGTTGGCGTTCAACGACATTGCCAAGGTCACCGGCGAGCCGCTCGGAACCGTCCTCGCAAGGGCACACCGGGCCTTGA